One part of the Planctomycetia bacterium genome encodes these proteins:
- a CDS encoding DUF1559 domain-containing protein, translating to MAISLAGPLQAQDTGIESTEKLLRQLADQYVPSEAAFAGYIAPRELLKRPGMELMPHEVIEAGGKRDLGFNPEVLDVIIVFGTMTEQGQPFAGMVMHASEPLKAASLFPPLASVTEDGTVAGKKFRRALDPTQPSYCLVDERTILFSPESSLKAMLEAKQTSPLRELLAKATLKNDVTVMATLEPLRGVITQLQRQASQLPPPFQPLLKIPDHIQHAQLTLSARDGVVARLALISQDEANAKELAKLLETARAFGKQAALMQLATQPKTDDEVELAGRKYMKRMIEAQSELLAPKVQGKRVELRYELDSGVATSGTMIALLLPALQTAREAARRAQSSNNLREIGLALHRHLAEHREFPAFATFDSDGKRLLSWRVRILPYLGQEQLYQEFHLDEPWDSAHNRKLISRMPGVFRSPHHASESAGETVYLAIRTESSLIGETPKKPADVTDGLSLTLLALEANADQAVPWTKPDDLYVSAEDPLAGIGAWNDGGTTTLMGDGTVHFVNADAETFRRMTTVNGAEPVEMRKAP from the coding sequence ATGGCTATTTCGCTTGCCGGACCGTTGCAGGCGCAGGATACGGGTATTGAATCGACTGAGAAGCTACTTCGACAATTAGCGGATCAATATGTGCCGAGCGAAGCGGCGTTTGCGGGTTACATTGCCCCCCGAGAATTGTTGAAGCGCCCCGGCATGGAATTGATGCCGCACGAAGTGATTGAGGCAGGTGGAAAGCGCGATCTGGGATTCAACCCGGAAGTTCTCGATGTGATCATCGTGTTCGGTACGATGACCGAGCAAGGTCAGCCGTTCGCGGGAATGGTGATGCACGCCTCGGAGCCGCTGAAAGCGGCCAGCCTGTTTCCGCCGCTGGCGAGTGTAACGGAAGATGGAACGGTCGCCGGAAAGAAATTTCGGCGTGCGCTCGATCCGACGCAGCCGAGCTATTGTCTCGTGGATGAGCGGACAATTCTGTTTAGTCCGGAATCATCCCTGAAGGCGATGCTGGAGGCGAAGCAAACGTCACCGTTGCGTGAACTGCTGGCGAAAGCGACACTTAAGAACGATGTCACGGTCATGGCGACGCTAGAACCATTGCGCGGCGTCATTACACAGTTGCAGCGACAGGCAAGCCAGCTTCCGCCGCCGTTCCAGCCGCTATTGAAGATTCCGGACCACATCCAGCACGCGCAGCTCACGCTGAGCGCGCGTGACGGCGTTGTCGCACGCTTGGCGCTCATATCGCAGGATGAAGCGAACGCGAAGGAGTTGGCGAAACTGCTGGAGACGGCGCGCGCTTTCGGCAAGCAAGCCGCGCTGATGCAGCTCGCAACCCAGCCAAAAACCGACGACGAAGTGGAATTGGCCGGACGCAAGTACATGAAGCGGATGATCGAAGCGCAAAGCGAGTTGCTCGCGCCCAAGGTGCAAGGGAAACGCGTGGAGTTGCGCTACGAACTCGATTCCGGCGTCGCGACCTCGGGGACCATGATCGCACTGTTACTACCAGCGCTGCAAACCGCGCGAGAAGCCGCACGTCGAGCGCAGTCGTCGAACAACCTCAGAGAGATCGGGTTGGCGCTTCACCGCCATCTCGCCGAACATCGCGAATTTCCGGCCTTTGCCACTTTCGATTCCGACGGAAAGCGACTGCTGAGTTGGCGAGTCCGCATCTTGCCTTACCTGGGGCAGGAGCAGCTCTACCAAGAGTTTCATTTGGACGAACCATGGGATAGCGCCCACAACCGAAAGCTAATCTCGCGAATGCCGGGCGTCTTTCGTTCGCCGCATCATGCGAGCGAGTCGGCCGGCGAGACGGTATACTTGGCGATTCGCACCGAAAGCTCATTGATTGGCGAAACGCCCAAAAAACCAGCCGATGTCACCGACGGGCTCTCGCTTACCTTATTGGCGTTAGAAGCGAACGCTGATCAGGCCGTCCCGTGGACGAAGCCGGATGACTTATACGTCTCCGCAGAAGATCCTCTTGCCGGCATCGGCGCTTGGAACGACGGGGGCACGACAACGCTCATGGGCGACGGCACCGTACACTTCGTCAACGCCGACGCCGAGACCTTTCGAAGAATGACGACGGTCAACGGCGCTGAGCCGGTCGAGATGCGCAAGGCCCCATGA
- a CDS encoding sugar phosphate isomerase/epimerase family protein, with amino-acid sequence MPNSETPTVILSGFADEAAAHKLAEPQFAAFAALGLQYYSLRFIDVGQGIKNVMQLTTPEIQKIRHLEDDYGLNVTSIGSPIGKVKLVDVEDGTKNAFVPFKKYLKDVKKACELAHAFETKLVRGFSFYHPRGSDPKEHLAQAADQLGEIAETCHRSDLTFGLEVEANLVGQNGYLMAELHRRVNHPAMVLVFDGGNIACQGYTQGEVFEQYLAMKSGIGWMHIKDFRHPAPPKRVGHVDEEALKHFVPADRGDSAHELILRDFRDALPKLEKKLARRGIPGVFLDLEPHVKGGGQFGGFSGPDGFGVALRGLLRVLDYTGVGYHLRDFEDICAARGF; translated from the coding sequence ATGCCGAATTCCGAGACGCCCACCGTCATTCTCTCTGGTTTCGCAGACGAGGCCGCCGCCCATAAGCTGGCCGAGCCGCAGTTCGCGGCCTTCGCCGCCCTGGGCTTGCAGTATTACAGCCTGCGGTTCATCGACGTCGGGCAGGGCATCAAGAACGTGATGCAGCTCACCACGCCCGAGATCCAGAAGATTCGCCACCTGGAGGACGACTACGGACTGAACGTGACGTCGATCGGCTCGCCGATCGGCAAAGTGAAGCTCGTCGACGTGGAAGACGGCACCAAGAACGCCTTCGTGCCGTTCAAGAAGTATCTCAAGGACGTGAAAAAGGCCTGCGAGCTGGCCCATGCGTTCGAGACCAAACTGGTGCGCGGCTTTTCGTTCTATCACCCGCGCGGCAGCGATCCCAAGGAGCATCTCGCCCAGGCGGCCGACCAACTCGGCGAGATCGCCGAGACCTGCCATCGCTCCGACCTGACGTTCGGCCTGGAGGTCGAGGCCAACCTCGTCGGGCAGAACGGCTACCTGATGGCCGAACTGCATCGCCGCGTCAATCATCCGGCGATGGTGCTGGTCTTCGATGGCGGCAACATCGCCTGTCAAGGTTACACGCAGGGCGAAGTGTTCGAGCAATACCTGGCGATGAAGTCCGGCATCGGCTGGATGCACATCAAGGATTTTCGACACCCCGCGCCGCCCAAGCGCGTCGGTCATGTTGATGAGGAGGCACTCAAGCACTTCGTCCCCGCCGACCGCGGCGACAGCGCCCACGAACTGATCCTGCGCGATTTCCGCGATGCGCTCCCGAAGCTGGAAAAGAAACTCGCGCGGCGCGGCATCCCCGGCGTGTTCCTCGACCTGGAACCGCACGTGAAGGGAGGAGGCCAATTCGGCGGCTTCAGCGGCCCGGACGGATTTGGCGTGGCGTTACGCGGCCTGCTCCGCGTGCTGGACTACACGGGCGTGGGGTATCACTTGCGGGATTTTGAGGATATTTGCGCGGCGCGGGGGTTTTGA
- a CDS encoding MotA/TolQ/ExbB proton channel family protein, which produces MAAIYRFYRLALLSIIIAFAFGSVADAQSATPPASSESTASPQGHSFFEIVHAGGTIGYVIVLMSLGAVALMVEQAMTLRAKVLMPVGLAEQLREQLAAGQYTRAEQLGKLQPSVLAVVVQAGLAERDGGWPAIEKGMEDALAEQSARLFRKVEFLSVIGSLAPMLGLLGTVVGMVMAFRQVAISQGAAQAADLAEGIYLALVTTVQGLVVAIPSLAAFAFFRSRVDQLLAETAYAAQHAVAPVKHQRTLAPPVAEGK; this is translated from the coding sequence ATGGCCGCGATCTATCGATTCTACCGCCTGGCATTGCTGTCGATCATCATTGCGTTCGCATTTGGCTCGGTCGCGGATGCTCAGTCGGCCACGCCGCCTGCATCGAGCGAATCCACCGCCTCGCCCCAAGGCCACTCCTTCTTCGAAATCGTCCATGCCGGCGGGACGATTGGGTATGTCATTGTGCTCATGTCGCTGGGCGCCGTGGCCCTGATGGTGGAGCAGGCGATGACGTTGCGGGCCAAGGTCCTGATGCCGGTGGGACTGGCGGAGCAACTTCGGGAGCAACTCGCCGCGGGGCAGTACACCCGAGCGGAGCAGCTTGGCAAGTTGCAGCCGAGCGTGCTGGCCGTCGTCGTGCAGGCGGGACTGGCCGAGCGGGATGGAGGTTGGCCGGCGATCGAGAAGGGCATGGAAGACGCCTTGGCGGAGCAATCCGCGCGGCTGTTTCGCAAGGTGGAATTTCTCTCGGTGATCGGCAGCCTGGCCCCGATGCTGGGCCTCCTCGGCACTGTGGTCGGCATGGTGATGGCCTTCCGGCAAGTGGCGATCAGCCAAGGGGCGGCCCAAGCGGCGGACCTGGCCGAAGGAATTTATCTGGCGCTCGTCACCACGGTGCAAGGGCTGGTCGTGGCGATCCCGTCGCTAGCGGCGTTCGCCTTCTTCCGCAGCCGCGTCGATCAGTTGCTCGCGGAGACTGCCTACGCCGCGCAACACGCCGTCGCGCCGGTGAAGCATCAACGGACGCTAGCGCCGCCGGTCGCGGAGGGGAAATGA